A genomic window from Vitis riparia cultivar Riparia Gloire de Montpellier isolate 1030 chromosome 16, EGFV_Vit.rip_1.0, whole genome shotgun sequence includes:
- the LOC117933240 gene encoding uncharacterized protein LOC117933240, with translation MGLRPDLAPRFGLKRTYLPPACYTLSRKEKKIVLQTLADLKVPEGYCSNFRNLVSMEELKLNGLKSHDYHALMQQLLPVAIRSVLPKHVRYAITRLCFFFNALCAKVVDVSRLNDIQQDIVVTLCLLEKYFPPSIFDIMLHLTVHLVREVKLCGPVYMRWMYPFERYMKVLKGYVRNHNRPEGCIAECYIAEEALEFCTEYLSSMDAIRIPSSVKDEWKCGKPLLGGRAITIHDYKLVEQAHHYVLQNTTIVSDDISKKEPIEKELKWLAQGPRQQVLTYPGYIIHDCRYHIKKRDEARVNQNSGVSIVASTMQIASSKDKNLVLGDMCFYGIITEIWDLDYNMFNICVFKCDWVDSKNGVKVDELGFTLVDLSKIGHKSDPFILATQAQQVFYVEDQVDPRWSIVLSRPKMELFDIEGDDNIADNCMEHHPFANGMPNIKSFDEVEDYDEICMRTDCEGIWIEN, from the exons ATGGGCTTAAGGCCTGACTTAGCACCAAGGTTTGGGTTGAAGCGAACTTATCTTCCTCCTGCATGCTATACTCTTAgtagaaaggagaagaaaatagtaTTGCAGACTTTAGCTGATTTGAAGGTTCCAGAAGGTTATTGTTCAAACTTTAGAAACCTTGTGTCCATGGAAGAGCTAAAGCTTAATGGTCTTAAGTCCCATGATTATCATGCACTTATGCAACAACTACTACCAGTAGCAATAAGATCCGTGTTGCCTAAGCATGTCAGATATGCCATTACAagattgtgttttttctttaatgcacTTTGTGCAAAGGTGGTGGACGTGTCAAGATTGAATGATATACAACAGGACATAGTGGTGACTTTGTGCTTGCTAGAGAAGTATTTTCCACCTTCCATCTTTGACATCATGCTTCATTTAACAGTGCATTTGGTAAGAGAGGTTAAATTATGTGGACCAGTGTATATGAGAtggatgtacccatttgaaaGGTACATGAAAGTCCTCAAGGGTTATGTTAGAAATCATAATCGTCCAGAAGGGTGCATTGCTGAGTGCTATATCGCAGAGGAAGCCTTAGAGTTTTGTACAGAGTATTTATCGAGCATGGATGCAATTAGGATTCCTTCTAGTGTGAAAGATGAATGGAAATGTGGGAAACCATTACTTGGTGGTCGTGCAATAACTATTCATGATTATAAATTGGTGGAGCAAGCACATCATTATGTTCTACAAAATACAACCATT GTTTCAGATGACATAAGTAAGAAAGAACCTATTGAAAAGGAACTTAAGTGGCTTGCACAAGGACCAAGACAACAAGTTCTTACGTACCCTGGATATATCATTCATGATTGTCGTTACCACATCAAGAAGCGTGATGAGGCACGAGTCAACCAAAATAGTGGTGTTAGTATTGTGGCATCGACCATGCAAATTGCAAGTTCCAAAGATAAGAATCTTGTGCTTGGTGACATGTGTTTTTATGGGATTATCACAGAGATATGGGACCTtgattataacatgtttaacATTTGTGTTTTTAAGTGTGATTGGGTTGATAGCAAGAATGGTGTCAAAGTTGATGAGCTAGGTTTTACATTAGTTGATTTGAGCAAGATAGGACATAAATCAGATCCTTTCATTTTGGCAACGCAAGCCCAACAAGTTTTTTATGTAGAAGATCAAGTTGATCCAAGATGGTCTATTGTATTATCAAGGCCAAAAATGGAGTTGTTTGACATAGAAGGTGATGACAACATAGCCGACAATTGTATGGAGCATCACCCATTTGCGAATGGGATGCCTAATATTAAGTCTtttgatgaagttgaagattaTGATGAAATTTGTATGCGTACTGATTGTGAGGGGatttggattgaaaattaa
- the LOC117933241 gene encoding proline-rich receptor-like protein kinase PERK10 yields the protein MARTRGAKSSSPSGRKRATRETPVQGSTSEPPRPLVVPPPVEDAPLSPPMRRYQTRSSSHPPKKKARVSDSEPINLTEPSPDPSPEPSSEPPSKPQPSQSPPTESQILSGMTPERYHMEHLLTPKDFFYPRVAMDFYQSMTMHQVRDRTVIHFTIDGRHEHLGFPYEPQLERKCICREIFTLDKWTNMTAYSAEPRAPAGAEHPEIPHPEQPEEPQQVEIPADMGASTEPIHEVAPSTIPATPRTPLVIPATSEPSPSSEPRIAISIFEYRGAYFSHSDSAYYHLEADSAPSGYSISS from the exons ATGGCAAGAACCAGAGGAGCTAAGTCCTCATCTCCGTCAGGCCGCAAGAGAGCCACAAGAGAGACCCCTGTTCAAGGCTCCACATCTGAGCCTCCGCGACCACTAGTCGTCCCACCTCCGGTTGAGGACGCACCATTGAGTCCTCCTATGAGGCGCTATCAAACCAGGTCAAGCAGCCATCCCCCAAAGAAGAAAGCTAGGGTATCAGACTCAGAGCCAATTAACTTAACGGAGCCATCTCCGGATCCGTCTCCGGAGCCGTCTTCAGAGCCTCCATCAAAGCCTCAGCCGTCTCAGTCGCCACCCACAGAGTCTCAAATTCTCTCAGGCATGACTCCTGAG AGGTACCATATGGAGCATTTGCTGACTCCCAaggattttttctatccccgtGTAGCAatggacttctatcagtccatgaccatGCACCAGGTCCGAGATCGTACTGTCATACACTTCACCATAGACGGACGTCATG AGCACTTGGGATTTCCATatgagcctcagcttgagcgcaAATGCATTtgtcgagagatattcactcttgACAAATGGACCAATATGACAGCATATAGTGCAGAGCCGAGAGCCCCAGCTGGAGCAGAGCATCCAGAGATTCCACATCCAGAGCAGCCAGAGGAGCCACAGCAAGTTGAGATACCAGCTGACATGGGAGCCTCTACAGAGCCTATACATGAGGTTGCACCCTCTACTATTCCTGCCACACCACGGACTCCCCTTGTTATTCCAGCTACATCAGAGCCTTCTCCTTCATCTGAGCCTAGGATTGCCATATCCATTTTCGAGTATAGAG GAGCATATTTTAGCCACTCAGACTCAGCATACTACCATCTTGAGGCAGATTCAGCACCATCTGGGTATTCCATCAGCTCCTGA